AGAAGTGCAAAAGTGACCGGAATAGCCGGTAAAAAGGTCATTAAGAAAGCGAAAGGAAACCCACAACCCCCTCATATCAAACCGCCACGTGGCCGATCTTATCCGTTTCCCATCCCTCCACGCCGGCTCCATCCTTTAAAAATAGTAAACCCCCAACTATTAAGCCACCATCTCTCCCACCTTCTTTTCCATTGTCGCTGTCCAAAAAagctctctctcacacacgctctctcttctctctctctctctgtgaaaaTCTTAAGCTTTATCTCTCCGAACCCGTTCTATATGGCTGCGAATCTCATCCCCTTCCGGCCATCAGGGATCCGAGCTTGCGCGACGTCGGACCACCGGAATCCCGACCAGAACCGTCCAACAAGTGCCTCGTCGCCCAACTGGTGGACCCCGATCTTCGGATGGTCCGCTGAACCCGACTACATCGACTCCGGGAGCAACAAGCAGATCCACAACGGCTCCGATAAATCGAACCAGGATCTCGACCCGAAGTCTTCCCGAACCAGGTTCGCCCCGGGTTCCTTCACGAAGGAGAAGGCGAGACAGCTCCGGATGATGACGATGGAGACGGAGTCGTTTCACGACGTCATGTACCACTCCGCCATCGCCTCCCGCCTAGCCTCGGATTTCAAGAAACGATCCGATCTGTGACCTGCGGCGAGCTAAGGACATATTTGGAGATCCCTAGTTTCGGaattttatatttctaaatttctatTTAACCTTTTTCTTGCAATATTTAAGATAAGGAAAAGTGGAAAATgttaatggtaggtgatgtaATTA
This is a stretch of genomic DNA from Carya illinoinensis cultivar Pawnee chromosome 3, C.illinoinensisPawnee_v1, whole genome shotgun sequence. It encodes these proteins:
- the LOC122304913 gene encoding uncharacterized protein LOC122304913; translation: MAANLIPFRPSGIRACATSDHRNPDQNRPTSASSPNWWTPIFGWSAEPDYIDSGSNKQIHNGSDKSNQDLDPKSSRTRFAPGSFTKEKARQLRMMTMETESFHDVMYHSAIASRLASDFKKRSDL